The Porites lutea chromosome 4, jaPorLute2.1, whole genome shotgun sequence genome contains a region encoding:
- the LOC140933004 gene encoding polycomb group RING finger protein 5-A-like, whose translation MKNGSGGPAKIQPLQKKYMRLSTQVTIGLIQRFLAAKLHLESANMVGILFDKTEMGKDLTLKYISENLCTQEENSSGPLILHYRAVDVKT comes from the exons ATGAA AAATGGAAGTGGTGGCCCAGCAAAAATACAG CCACTTCAGAAGAAATATATGAGACTCTCAACACAAGTCACCATTGGCTTAATACAAAGATTTTTGGCAGCTAAACTACATTTGGAATCTGCCAACATG GTAGGTATCCTGTTTGACAAAACGGAAATGGGGAAAGATTTAACTCTAAAATACATCAGCGAAAATCTCTGCACCCAAGAG gaAAATTCTTCTGGACCACTGATTCTTCATTACAGAGCAGTGGATGTAAAAACTTGA
- the LOC140933007 gene encoding uncharacterized protein, with the protein MAIDEIRDRANGSVAKSKSCRVVPQAGCCKDGKDGKDGQHGKDGRDGVNENIILLYQGLCYIEVHYIKVPLYHFNLFIVLNTGKDGRDGRDGSGIKGEKGETGIPGKDGNASVKGEKGSRGDKGSQGEKGPQGQKGIPGTCDTKSKSKCCLADCSIGFHFLDKVQDLPTRGALDVEHFTIDGSLFLAFANYHGDIKKHKTGSMIYKMDKSTGRLSLYQTLQTRGAFDLEYFSIANKHFLAVANHYDGTHRLDSAVYQWNGKLFVDFQKLSTNGASHFTYFKILGENYLAVANHYDGSTLSIKSVIYKWSSGKFNRFQDIPTEGALGCTAFVINGDTFIAFANRYNSQHKDSVQSTVFKWSGGHFVKLQSLQTYGARNVKSFNVNGHTFLAFASQRSGSKYNIDSFIYKWNGNIFVLFQSIPTRGASAWYPFVINGQTYLGVANYYGDSQKHNTQSVVYQASGARFIKYQEIPTHGGHGMTSFEYKGHTYLAVVNHQNQKYNIKSTLYKWV; encoded by the exons ATGGCAATCGATGAAATTCGTGACCGC GCTAATGGATCTGTAGCAAAGTCTAAAAGCTGTAGAGTCGTACCTCAAGCTGGTTGCTGTAAGGATG gCAAAGATGGAAAGGATGGTCAGCATG GAAAAGATGGGCGCGATGGAGTGAATG aaaatataattttgttataccaaggactttgttatattgaggttcattatatcaaggttccactgtatcactttaatttgtttattgtcTTGAACACAGGAAAAGATGGCCGTGATGGACGAGATGGCAGTGGAATAAAG ggagaaaaaggagaaacaggGATACCAGGAAAAGATGGAAATGCCAGCGTTAAG GGTGAGAAAGGATCTCGTGGTGACAAAGGGTCACAAGGAGAGAAGGGACCACAAGGACAAAAAGGAATTCCGGGAACGTGTGATACAAAG aGCAAATCGAAGTGCTGTTTAGCAG ATTGCTCTATTGGATTCCACTTTCTTGATAAAGTTCAAGATCTTCCAACCCGAGGAGCATTAGATGTTGAACATTTCACCATTGATGGAAGCTTGTTTCTTGCTTTTGCCAACTATCATGGGGACATTAAAAAACACAAGACAGGTTCCATGATCTACAAGATGGACAAATCAACTGGAAGACTGTCTTTGTACCAGACCCTGCAGACAAGAGGAGCTTTTGACCTGGAGTACTTTTCTATTGCTAACAAACATTTTCTTGCTGTGGCTAATCATTACGATGGAACTCACCGGCTGGACTCTGCAGTCTATCAATGGAATGGAAAGCTGTTTGTCGACTTTCAGAAATTGTCAACAAACGGAGCAAGTCACTTCACCTATTTCAAGATACTCGGGGAAAATTATCTCGCAGTAGCCAACCACTATGACGGAAGTACCCTTTCTATAAAGTCAGTTATCTACAAATGGAGCAGCGGCAAGTTTAACAGATTTCAAGACATACCAACTGAAGGTGCCTTGGGATGTACAGCGTTTGTGATAAACGGTGACACATTCATCGCTTTTGCAAATCGTTACAACTCCCAACACAAGGATTCTGTCCAGTCCACTGTGTTCAAATGGTCAGGAGGTCACTTTGTTAAACTGCAGTCTCTTCAAACTTACGGAGCGAGAAATGTGAAGTCTTTCAACGTCAACGGTCACACGTTCCTCGCTTTTGCCAGCCAACGTTCTGGAAGTAAATACAACATCGATTCGTTCATTTACAAATGGAATGGCAATATATTTGTCTTGTTCCAATCCATTCCTACTCGAGGAGCCTCCGCATGGTATCCATTTGTGATCAACGGTCAAACCTATCTTGGTGTGGCTAATTACTACGGTGACAGTCAGAAACACAATACTCAGTCAGTTGTGTACCAGGCCTCTGGAGCAAGGTTCATCAAGTACCAAGAGATTCCCACACATGGAGGGCATGGTATGACGTCATTTGAGTACAAAGGTCATACTTACCTGGCAGTGGTAAACCATCAAAACCAGAAATATAACATAAAAAGCACCCTGTACAAGTGGGTATAG